GACCAGCGCTGCCAGTCCCCCCCTGGAATTGGTGAACAGCAGGGCCAGCACGGCCAGACCCAACAGCGCCACCTCGATCGGCATCCGCACACGGCCCAGAGTAAAGACACCGTAGCTGCGCCGCACAGCAACCAGCAGAAACAAGAGAATTGGCACCATCAGAACGGTCAGTTGGCTGGCCAGCCAGGACGGTTCAAAGGCCAGCCCCCGCGCCCGGCCCACCCAGTCTATGGCCGATGCGGAGAACACAGATGTCAGGGCGTTGATCGGCTGCCCGAAACCCAGGATATCCGCGACACCCTGCACTACGGCCAGTGCCGCGGACAGTGACAGGCCCACCAGCGCATACCAGAGCGCGCGGCGTGCCCCCAGCACCTGGAAGGCTGTCTGGAACGCAAAGTAATGCAGGCCGAAAACGACAACGGTCAGCGCAGCGCTCACCAGATCCTGCTGAACAGTCTGACCCTTGAACGTAAAGGCCACTGCCGGGTCTGGATATTCCAGGGCGAACAGTTGACGAAGGAGCAGGAACGCCAGGAAGGCGACAACGGCCAGCACAGTCCGGGTATGTCGCAGCCTGCGCCCGGCCATCATAAATGCGAGTACAGACAGCGCTGCGAAGTACAGCGATAGTGGACGTGCGCTGCTGCCCGTCGGCACCAGCGGACTGCTTGTCACGCCAACCGAGAGGAGCAGCAGGACATAGGGCAGGCGGGTGACATCAATCACTTCGGTCACGGTCGAGCAGGTGCTCGAAGCGGTCGTTGTAGACACCGAAATCTGAGTCCTGCGCTGCAGTCACCAATTCACGCAGTTCCTCCATCGGAAGTGTCCACCACGTCGCGGCACTCACTTCCAGGCGCTGACGGATGAGCCGGGCGGGTACGCCACCCACCACACTGCCGTCCGGAACGTCAGCGGCGACCACGGCGCCGGCTGCCACAATCACGTTGTTGCCGACATTCACTCCATCGAGGACTACCGCGCCATACCCGATCCAAGTGTTATGGCCAACGGTGGTCGGCGCATACTCCTCATACAGGGATCGAGAAACGAATGAGAAACCCGCCTGCGCTCGCGGTGAATAAAAGGCAGGGTGGGACGTAAATAATGCCGACGGATGACGTCCCAACCCACCAATCCGGGCATGCTGTCCGATGCTGCAGTAGCGCCCTAGGCTGGCCTGGTGGATATGCGTGCCATACGCAACATACGTGCCCAGTCCCACGGACGACTGTGATATGACCACGGCCCCGTAGATGCGGTTGTGCCCCTCCAGCACTGAGTCCGTCACGCGGCTGCGGAAATCGACCAGGATGCCCCGCCGCCTATTTGAACGGAACAGTCCCAATGAGGCGATGGTTCCCAAGACCCGGCGGATCACACTTCTCTCCGTCCGAACAAAAACCACACGATCAGCACAAGGTTGATTGCATGCCCGGAGAGCACCGCGACCGGGTAAGCTGGCGTCAGTCCAGTCCGCAGCATGCATGCCCCGACCGCCCACGTGATTGTGGCGCAGACCACGGCATAAGCGAGATACACGCGATACCCCTGTGTCGTTGCCACGAAACTTGCCACCGCCAACGCCGGGATTGACATGACATTCGCCAGAGCGAAATATGGAATCAACGCCTCTGAAGCGCTGAATTTACCTGCAAGTAATATAGTATTGAACAACCCAAATCCCGCGTATA
The DNA window shown above is from Deinococcus sp. KSM4-11 and carries:
- a CDS encoding O-antigen ligase, translating into MTEVIDVTRLPYVLLLLSVGVTSSPLVPTGSSARPLSLYFAALSVLAFMMAGRRLRHTRTVLAVVAFLAFLLLRQLFALEYPDPAVAFTFKGQTVQQDLVSAALTVVVFGLHYFAFQTAFQVLGARRALWYALVGLSLSAALAVVQGVADILGFGQPINALTSVFSASAIDWVGRARGLAFEPSWLASQLTVLMVPILLFLLVAVRRSYGVFTLGRVRMPIEVALLGLAVLALLFTNSRGGLAALVGALGGLFLYFLRHIHYRMNLLRILLTIFLVGTVGYVSSGNAYVASALGSVSKLGNLQVAFSSANAGPRFAAWQGAVTTFLEHPWTGVGLGLQHRYFAAHPPQWALNQPEVQVWLSPLYADRANAKNLPLRLLSEAGVIGLTLFMVLFMTTWRHRDGRLLLLFMAVPLGIDFMSLDSLALITYPLILVLLLEVKRESQRHHH
- a CDS encoding DapH/DapD/GlmU-related protein — translated: MIRRVLGTIASLGLFRSNRRRGILVDFRSRVTDSVLEGHNRIYGAVVISQSSVGLGTYVAYGTHIHQASLGRYCSIGQHARIGGLGRHPSALFTSHPAFYSPRAQAGFSFVSRSLYEEYAPTTVGHNTWIGYGAVVLDGVNVGNNVIVAAGAVVAADVPDGSVVGGVPARLIRQRLEVSAATWWTLPMEELRELVTAAQDSDFGVYNDRFEHLLDRDRSD